TTAGTCTTGAGGCTATTTCTTGCTGCTTCATGATTTTCTGTTGTATGGTCCAGGTACTTCTGGGCATTTTAGAAGGAGTTTTTAGGATTTCATTATCAAAAAATAAGTAAAGATCTTTTTCTAAAGAAGATATGAAGATCTTTTTCTGTTGGTCGCTTAGTTTGTCATATCTTTCTTTTAGTAATTCATTAAAAGCGTTAAAATTATCAGAAAGATATTTAGTTCTATTCACATAATTTTTTCTAGAAACTACAAACACTAATATAAAAATAAAAGCAATTATAAATATAGACCACATTTGTAACACTCCTTTTGCAAAAATAGTTAGTTTAATATCTAATCTAGCCACCAGTCTGATGACACACTAGCCCTTTGCAGCTCTAGCGTCCTACTTTAAGCCATATGAAAAATTTAGAACTTAGAACCTAGTATAAATATACTTAATTATACAACAAAAATAAACGTATGATAAGTTAATAATTCAACTCTCCCGGTTATGAAATAAAAATGTAAAATTTACAATTGAGAGTTGAGAATTGAGTATAAAACTCCTTTAGGAGTTTCAACATTCATTTTACATTCTAAATTTTAAATTAAAACCCTTTATTCATCTAATGTAAAGCTTAAAATTTATGTGCGAAAGTTGAGTTAATAATTGAAGTATATCCTCATGATAGTAATTCTTAAAAAGATAAACACGAATGATACACTAAAAAAATCTTTACAATATATAGTATTAATACGAATGTTTAAAAATAATTTAACTAAAATGTATTGATTTTTACAAAGTATAGTGTTATTATTTAAATATGATAAAAACTAAAACTAACACTAACTAACTCATATATGCTTGATGATATGGATCAAGTGTTTCTACCGGAAAACCGTAAATTTTCTGACTATGAGTAAGTTTTATAGGGATAATAATCTTTAAATAGAGAATATTTCATCCGTTATAGAGCTTACTTATGGCTGTATAACGGATTTTTATATGTAAAAACAAATTTTAACAGAATTTAGAAACAAATTTATAGAGAAACTTTTATAAAAATTTCTTGAGGAAAATTTTAAAATTATCATTTAATATTAAATTCTTAGCTTAAAAGCCAATTTGCAAAAGAGAGGAGAATAAATGTGAAAGTAGCTATAATATTTGGAAGTAAATCAGATATGGAAATTATGAAAAAAGCTTCTGATCTTCTAAAGGAATTTGGAATAGAACATAAAGGATATATATTATCAGCTCATAGAGTGCCGGAAAAACTTTCAGAAACCTTAAAAGAATTAGAAAAACAAGGAGTGGAGTGTATAATAGCAGGAGCAGGTCTTGCAGCACACCTTCCAGGGGTTATTGCCTCTCAAACAATCTTACCAGTAATAGGTGTGCCTATAAATGCCGCAGTAGGTGGCATGGATGCACTTTTGTCTATAGTACAAATGCCAAAATCAATTCCAGTAGCAACCGTAGGAGTGAATAACAGCTTTAATGCAGGAATGCTTGCTGTAGAAATATTATCTTTAAAATATCCAGAACTTAAAGAAAAACTTTTAAAATATAGAAAAGACATGAAGGAAAAATTTATAAAAGAAAATGAGCAGGGGGTAGAATTCTAATGGAAAATTTAAAATTTGAAAAAAAGGAACTTATGTATGAAGGAAAGGCTAAAAAAGTATATAGTACAGAAAATGATGATTATGTAATAGTAAACTATAAGGATGATGCCACAGCTTTTAATGGAGAAAAGAAAGGAACCATAGAAGATAAGGGAATTTTAAATAACAGCATCAGTTGCGCACTTTTTAATATGTTAGAGAAAAATGGAGTGGAAACTCACTTAGTTGAAAAATTAAATGAAAGAGATCAGTTATGTAAGAAAGTAAGTAT
The DNA window shown above is from Haloimpatiens massiliensis and carries:
- the purE gene encoding 5-(carboxyamino)imidazole ribonucleotide mutase; translated protein: MKVAIIFGSKSDMEIMKKASDLLKEFGIEHKGYILSAHRVPEKLSETLKELEKQGVECIIAGAGLAAHLPGVIASQTILPVIGVPINAAVGGMDALLSIVQMPKSIPVATVGVNNSFNAGMLAVEILSLKYPELKEKLLKYRKDMKEKFIKENEQGVEF